Proteins from a genomic interval of uncultured Desulfuromusa sp.:
- a CDS encoding pirin-like C-terminal cupin domain-containing protein: MIGEAFGVKAPVKTHSPTLYVEVQLEREGRLPLPDHIEERVVYVVSCRAQINGTPLTQHKMAIFHQNPGIELEATEPCRLVIIGGTNLGKRTVWWNQVSSRKDLIEQAKQDWQDQKFPKVSGETEFIPLPE, translated from the coding sequence ATGATCGGTGAAGCCTTCGGTGTCAAAGCCCCGGTCAAAACCCATTCACCAACATTGTATGTTGAAGTCCAGCTTGAACGGGAAGGTCGACTGCCCCTGCCTGACCATATCGAAGAGCGTGTGGTTTATGTTGTCTCTTGTCGAGCACAGATAAACGGCACACCACTGACCCAGCACAAAATGGCGATATTTCATCAAAATCCCGGCATAGAGCTAGAAGCTACTGAGCCGTGCCGACTGGTCATCATTGGAGGAACAAATCTCGGCAAGAGAACGGTCTGGTGGAACCAGGTTTCCAGCCGCAAAGATCTGATTGAACAAGCGAAACAGGATTGGCAGGATCAGAAATTCCCAAAAGTTTCGGGTGAAACCGAATTTATTCCGTTACCAGAATAA
- the htpX gene encoding zinc metalloprotease HtpX, with translation MNRIKTTLLLTSLTLLLVAMGSAIGGQTGMVIAFLIAGAMNFFSYWYSDKIVLKMYKAREVSETENPAFYGMVKRLSQRANLPMPKVYIIPTDGPNAFATGRNPQNAAVAATEGIMRLLSEEELEGVMAHELAHVLNRDTLISTIAATFAGAIAMLGNMLQWAAIFGGGQSDDEEGGGMLGSLAMAFIAPMAAMLIQMAVSRSREFMADETGAKICGKPTALARALKKLHMGAQTSPMQEATPATSHMFIVNPLSSRSMLKLFSTHPPMEERVAKLEAMALRQNQFSAPQYGKPFEANAL, from the coding sequence ATGAACCGTATCAAAACAACTCTTCTTCTCACCAGCCTCACCTTATTGTTGGTCGCCATGGGCAGTGCCATTGGCGGCCAAACCGGGATGGTTATTGCTTTTCTCATTGCCGGTGCAATGAATTTCTTTTCCTACTGGTATTCGGACAAAATCGTTCTCAAAATGTACAAGGCTCGGGAAGTTTCTGAAACAGAGAACCCGGCTTTTTATGGAATGGTCAAGCGTCTCTCACAACGTGCGAACCTGCCGATGCCGAAAGTCTATATCATCCCTACTGATGGTCCGAATGCTTTTGCGACCGGACGTAATCCCCAAAACGCAGCGGTAGCCGCCACAGAAGGAATTATGCGACTGCTCAGTGAGGAAGAACTCGAAGGGGTGATGGCTCATGAGCTGGCCCATGTACTGAATCGAGACACCCTCATTTCCACCATTGCTGCAACCTTTGCCGGTGCCATTGCCATGCTTGGCAATATGTTGCAGTGGGCTGCCATCTTCGGCGGTGGTCAGAGTGATGACGAAGAGGGCGGCGGGATGCTCGGAAGCCTCGCTATGGCTTTTATCGCTCCGATGGCAGCGATGCTGATCCAAATGGCCGTATCTCGTTCACGTGAATTTATGGCTGATGAGACGGGTGCTAAAATCTGTGGCAAGCCAACAGCTTTAGCCAGAGCGCTGAAAAAGCTCCACATGGGAGCTCAAACATCACCGATGCAAGAAGCAACACCTGCAACTTCACACATGTTTATTGTAAATCCGCTGAGCAGCAGATCGATGCTTAAACTGTTCTCAACTCACCCGCCGATGGAAGAACGTGTTGCTAAACTTGAGGCAATGGCGTTGCGTCAAAATCAATTTTCAGCGCCTCAATATGGAAAACCGTTTGAAGCAAACGCCTTGTAA
- a CDS encoding lysophospholipid acyltransferase family protein — MLRTFIFYLFFFPATFISCFIALFLSLFSQDKTHSFVRLWGRSCLFFAGLKTQIQGVENIPCGCPAIYVSNHQSNFDIPIIYAGLPIQFRWMAKQELFRVPFFGLAMKRSGIIAIDRSNRRTTMHSIIVAAQRIKEGTSVIIFPEGTRTPDGQLQKFKKGALLIATKAQVPVVPIAIHGSFQIQPKDRWMVKGGPLQIEILPPISTEGLKSSDLDTLTHKVHNQIAQSLQGAPKNA, encoded by the coding sequence GTGCTGCGCACGTTTATTTTTTATCTATTTTTTTTCCCGGCAACCTTTATTTCTTGCTTTATAGCCCTTTTTCTATCGCTATTCAGCCAGGACAAAACACATTCTTTTGTCCGCCTCTGGGGACGAAGCTGCCTTTTCTTTGCCGGGCTTAAAACCCAGATACAAGGGGTCGAAAACATTCCCTGTGGTTGCCCCGCAATCTATGTCTCCAACCATCAGAGTAATTTTGACATTCCAATTATTTATGCCGGTTTACCAATCCAGTTTCGCTGGATGGCAAAACAAGAACTGTTTCGGGTACCCTTTTTTGGCCTGGCCATGAAACGCAGTGGCATCATCGCCATTGACCGATCAAACCGCCGCACCACCATGCACAGCATCATTGTCGCCGCTCAAAGAATTAAAGAGGGAACCTCTGTTATCATTTTTCCAGAAGGCACTCGCACTCCCGATGGTCAGCTGCAAAAGTTTAAAAAGGGGGCCCTGCTCATTGCGACAAAAGCACAGGTTCCTGTGGTTCCGATTGCCATTCACGGCAGCTTCCAAATCCAGCCCAAAGACCGCTGGATGGTTAAGGGTGGACCTTTACAAATTGAAATTTTGCCGCCGATATCGACCGAGGGATTGAAAAGCAGTGATCTGGACACATTGACACATAAAGTTCATAACCAGATTGCCCAGAGCCTGCAAGGAGCCCCCAAAAATGCCTGA
- a CDS encoding ribonuclease J codes for MPDNPPETLQLLPFGGLGEIGMNMMGIEYAGKILLIDCGLMFPEAYMFGIDLVLPDVSALESRTEDIVGLVLTHGHEDHIGAIPFLWQQLGEPVIYGTCLTLGLLRNKLKEFELDHRVELVQIQPREKIDLSPFEVEPYRAAHSIVDGVGLAIRTPAGLIIHTGDFKIDQTPVDGENTDLTRLAEHGEEGVLLLLADSTNIENEGYTLSEKTVGKVLEEIIPQCRQRVIVATFSSNIHRIQQIADAAKLAGRKILINGRSMVSNVDIARQLGYLRIAEEQFTTLRAMRDLPPKQVLIITTGSQGEPLSALMRIALGDHKQIELESGDTVILSSKFIPGNEKAISDLINNLYRRGAEVFYEKTSEIHVSGHASREELKLIHNLVKAKYFVPVHGEYRHLVKHKQLAIEMGLPEDNTLVLENGHKLSVGTEGLKLGEPFETGRVFVDGKGVGDVGKMEIRDRRHLANHGVVILMLAINQSTGKIVQGPEIFTKGFVPEDNESSDALLADAKQAVCDLLTEHSQEMLSDWEELRVEVRKVLRRCFNKQIARRPLILPLILEL; via the coding sequence ATGCCTGATAATCCTCCTGAAACACTCCAATTACTCCCATTTGGCGGACTTGGCGAAATCGGCATGAACATGATGGGGATTGAATATGCAGGAAAAATTCTACTAATTGATTGCGGACTCATGTTTCCTGAGGCCTATATGTTTGGTATCGACCTGGTGTTACCGGACGTCAGCGCCCTGGAAAGCCGGACGGAAGATATCGTCGGGCTGGTCCTGACCCACGGCCATGAGGACCATATCGGGGCAATCCCGTTCCTCTGGCAGCAATTAGGGGAACCGGTGATCTATGGAACCTGTCTGACTCTTGGACTATTGCGGAACAAATTGAAAGAATTTGAACTTGATCACCGCGTTGAGTTGGTACAGATACAGCCACGTGAAAAAATAGATCTGTCCCCCTTTGAAGTTGAACCTTATCGTGCAGCCCATTCGATTGTTGATGGCGTTGGCCTCGCCATTCGCACCCCCGCCGGTCTCATCATTCATACAGGAGACTTCAAAATAGACCAGACTCCGGTCGACGGCGAAAACACTGATCTGACCCGGCTGGCGGAACATGGTGAAGAAGGCGTGCTGCTGTTATTGGCTGATTCAACCAACATCGAAAATGAAGGTTATACTCTTTCAGAGAAAACAGTCGGAAAAGTTCTGGAAGAGATCATTCCCCAATGCCGGCAACGGGTGATAGTCGCAACCTTTTCATCCAATATTCATCGCATTCAGCAAATTGCCGATGCGGCAAAACTGGCCGGACGCAAAATACTGATCAACGGCCGAAGCATGGTCAGCAATGTCGACATTGCCAGACAACTCGGTTACTTGAGGATTGCGGAAGAACAGTTTACCACTCTCCGTGCCATGCGGGATCTCCCCCCGAAACAGGTTCTGATCATCACCACCGGGAGTCAGGGAGAGCCCTTAAGTGCACTGATGCGAATCGCCCTGGGAGATCATAAGCAAATTGAATTGGAATCCGGTGACACCGTCATTCTGTCATCAAAATTCATCCCTGGAAATGAAAAGGCGATCAGCGATCTGATTAACAACCTTTATCGTCGTGGTGCTGAAGTCTTTTATGAAAAAACCAGTGAAATCCATGTCTCAGGACATGCCAGCCGGGAAGAACTGAAGCTGATCCACAACCTGGTCAAAGCAAAATATTTTGTGCCGGTGCACGGTGAATATCGCCATCTGGTTAAGCACAAACAGTTAGCCATCGAAATGGGCCTGCCGGAAGACAATACCCTGGTTTTAGAAAACGGCCACAAGCTCTCTGTTGGAACTGAAGGCCTCAAGCTTGGAGAACCGTTCGAAACAGGTCGGGTGTTTGTCGACGGCAAAGGAGTCGGTGACGTCGGAAAAATGGAGATCCGCGACCGCAGACACCTCGCCAATCACGGTGTCGTCATTCTGATGCTGGCCATCAATCAATCAACAGGAAAAATAGTCCAGGGACCTGAAATCTTCACCAAAGGATTTGTCCCCGAAGACAATGAGAGCAGTGACGCATTACTTGCTGATGCGAAACAGGCCGTCTGCGATTTACTCACTGAACATAGTCAGGAGATGCTCAGTGACTGGGAAGAACTGCGGGTGGAAGTGCGGAAGGTGCTGCGGCGATGCTTTAACAAACAAATTGCCCGGCGCCCCCTGATCCTCCCCTTGATACTGGAGCTGTGA
- a CDS encoding DNA translocase FtsK 4TM domain-containing protein — translation MSKEIPEVPTDNRMRKEILGLIWLALGVFLLICLGSYSNDDPSFNNNLNPDRINNLVGVFGAHLADLLYQAFGLTALLWPLGCLHLAWRWLKFREVHVRSVRLIAFFLLQITLGGLLALKFTEVQLFSSQINEAGGAIGRVLVQMLSRYLNIGGAAIVLIVFFLVSLILSTRFSLVLFFDGLLERFGRRLDQRRESRRSRKEIRKKEKNLLEIHTPTIVQPEPKKRLEAPQKKGKKQKKNTDEENQVAFSFLEPNGTYHMPVSSLLNHDGEDPKPIDRDSLTMAARMLEKKLLDFGVEGDVVEVKPGPVVTMYEFAPAPGVKVNKISNLQDDLAMALQAVSIRIVAPIPGRGVVGIEIPNKDREIVYLKEIIESDAFQKNSGKLPMALGKDIFGQVVVSDLAKMPHLLVAGSTGSGKSVSINTIILSLLYRAAPEDVRLIMIDPKMLELSIYEGIPHLLLPVVTNPKKASLALAWAVREMERRYQLMADKGVRNLEGYNRKLAKESKEAENLPPEPEPAEDFIDIDAELPAFSEPEEELEHGHLPYIVVIVDELADLMMVAGREIEESIARLAQMARAAGIHLILATQRPSVDVITGLIKANFPTRISFKVFSRTDSRTILDSMGAETLLGMGDMLFLPPGVGYLQRVHGAFVSELEVQRVVDFLAKQGKPTYDNSILKAPPTAVADGVEEEAYDELWDEAVKIVTDSRQASISMVQRRLRVGYNRAARMIERMELEGIVGPSDGSGKPREVLAGKIE, via the coding sequence ATGAGTAAAGAAATCCCCGAAGTTCCCACAGACAACCGTATGCGCAAGGAAATTCTCGGCCTCATCTGGCTGGCATTAGGGGTTTTTCTCCTGATTTGCCTTGGCAGTTACAGTAACGATGATCCTTCATTTAACAACAATCTGAACCCTGATCGAATCAATAATCTGGTCGGTGTCTTCGGTGCCCATCTCGCAGACCTTCTCTATCAGGCTTTTGGTCTGACAGCTCTTCTCTGGCCATTGGGATGCCTGCACCTGGCATGGCGGTGGCTGAAGTTCCGTGAAGTTCATGTCCGTAGCGTCAGACTCATAGCTTTTTTCCTGTTACAGATAACTCTTGGTGGACTATTGGCACTGAAGTTCACCGAGGTGCAACTGTTCAGCAGCCAGATCAATGAAGCAGGTGGTGCAATAGGCCGCGTTCTGGTACAGATGCTGTCGCGCTATCTCAATATTGGCGGTGCCGCTATTGTTCTGATTGTTTTCTTTCTGGTTTCTCTGATTCTTTCAACACGTTTTTCTCTGGTGCTATTCTTCGATGGTCTCTTAGAACGGTTCGGAAGACGTCTGGATCAACGCCGTGAGAGCCGTCGGTCGCGCAAAGAGATACGAAAGAAAGAAAAAAATCTTTTAGAAATCCATACACCGACAATTGTGCAGCCAGAGCCGAAAAAACGTCTGGAAGCCCCCCAAAAGAAAGGGAAAAAACAGAAGAAGAACACTGATGAGGAAAATCAAGTCGCGTTCTCTTTTCTGGAGCCTAACGGGACCTATCATATGCCGGTATCCTCACTTTTGAACCATGATGGTGAAGATCCAAAGCCGATTGACCGTGACAGTTTAACCATGGCAGCCCGGATGCTGGAGAAGAAGCTGCTTGATTTCGGCGTCGAAGGAGATGTGGTTGAGGTCAAACCCGGACCCGTCGTCACCATGTATGAATTCGCCCCGGCCCCCGGAGTCAAAGTTAATAAAATCTCCAATCTGCAAGATGATCTGGCCATGGCACTACAAGCCGTTTCCATTCGTATCGTTGCACCGATTCCCGGACGAGGCGTTGTCGGCATTGAAATTCCCAACAAGGATCGTGAAATTGTTTATCTGAAAGAGATTATTGAATCTGACGCATTTCAGAAAAACAGCGGTAAGCTCCCGATGGCACTTGGGAAGGATATTTTTGGCCAGGTGGTCGTGTCTGACCTCGCCAAAATGCCTCACCTCCTCGTTGCAGGGTCAACGGGAAGCGGTAAGTCCGTCTCCATCAACACGATTATTTTATCACTGCTGTACCGTGCGGCTCCTGAAGATGTGCGCCTCATCATGATTGATCCCAAAATGCTGGAGCTGTCAATTTACGAGGGTATTCCCCACCTCTTGCTGCCTGTGGTCACCAACCCGAAAAAAGCATCGCTTGCACTCGCCTGGGCGGTTCGCGAGATGGAACGCCGCTATCAATTGATGGCTGACAAAGGGGTCCGCAATCTTGAAGGTTACAACCGCAAGTTGGCCAAGGAGTCAAAAGAAGCAGAGAATCTGCCACCTGAACCGGAACCAGCAGAAGATTTTATCGACATAGATGCAGAACTGCCTGCTTTTAGCGAACCGGAAGAAGAGCTTGAACATGGCCATCTGCCATATATTGTTGTCATTGTTGATGAGCTTGCCGATCTGATGATGGTCGCAGGTCGCGAAATCGAGGAATCAATTGCCCGTCTGGCACAGATGGCCCGCGCCGCCGGTATCCACTTGATTCTCGCCACCCAGCGCCCAAGCGTTGACGTTATCACCGGTTTAATCAAGGCAAATTTTCCGACAAGAATCTCATTTAAAGTTTTTTCCCGCACCGACTCTCGAACCATCCTTGATTCTATGGGAGCCGAAACTCTGCTGGGCATGGGTGACATGCTTTTCCTCCCTCCCGGGGTCGGTTATCTGCAACGTGTCCACGGTGCTTTCGTCTCGGAGCTTGAAGTGCAACGGGTGGTTGACTTCCTCGCCAAACAAGGCAAACCGACCTATGACAATTCAATCCTCAAAGCTCCTCCGACGGCGGTTGCTGATGGGGTCGAAGAAGAAGCTTATGATGAACTCTGGGATGAGGCCGTAAAAATTGTCACTGATAGCCGTCAGGCATCCATTTCCATGGTGCAGCGCAGGTTACGGGTGGGTTATAACCGCGCCGCCAGAATGATTGAACGCATGGAGCTGGAAGGAATTGTCGGACCATCAGACGGCAGTGGTAAACCCCGCGAAGTTCTTGCCGGAAAAATTGAATAG
- a CDS encoding type IV toxin-antitoxin system AbiEi family antitoxin has product MSRKPIFNDEQIIHNSMKAIRTLPQTKIDFMLQKIGGPFAGTFHISGSWGDKYYYIKVIPKLTPTLTDLVIHQIKTSPAPQNSSPLLVSHYISPQMASLLKQKGIEYADCAGNLYLNQMPLYIEIGGQKHPPKAPGSDRIFRTAGLKLVYLLLRNPQVVNATYRTLADDAGIALGAIGDLFSELEKRGNIAVDNNGTRDLKAVEELLQRWQLGYLETLRPKLLLQRCQLASGYDINQIPEQLQKIAVGKEVLIGGELGAAILTSKFQPQSAVLYLQPELQLKTMLQLHLVPDPDGDITLLQPFGSQCHWSGWQPDGITLADPLLTFAELYGSATDQVADKLYHQYLIPRLGH; this is encoded by the coding sequence ATGTCCAGAAAACCCATTTTCAACGATGAACAAATCATCCATAACAGTATGAAAGCAATTCGCACTCTGCCACAGACAAAAATTGATTTTATGCTGCAAAAAATCGGTGGGCCTTTTGCGGGAACCTTTCACATTTCCGGTTCTTGGGGGGATAAATATTATTATATTAAAGTCATTCCCAAGTTAACTCCAACTCTGACCGACCTGGTGATCCACCAGATAAAAACCTCTCCGGCACCGCAAAATTCCAGTCCACTGCTGGTCAGTCATTATATTTCGCCACAAATGGCGTCTCTGCTAAAACAAAAAGGGATAGAATATGCTGATTGCGCAGGCAATCTCTACCTGAATCAGATGCCTCTCTATATTGAAATAGGGGGACAGAAGCACCCCCCCAAAGCTCCGGGGTCAGACCGTATTTTTCGTACCGCCGGTTTAAAACTGGTCTACTTATTATTGCGCAATCCGCAGGTGGTCAATGCCACCTATCGAACTCTCGCTGATGATGCCGGTATCGCCCTGGGAGCCATCGGAGACCTCTTTTCTGAATTGGAGAAACGGGGCAACATCGCAGTCGATAATAACGGGACAAGGGACCTTAAGGCTGTCGAAGAACTGCTGCAACGGTGGCAACTTGGTTATCTGGAAACCTTGCGCCCGAAATTGTTATTGCAGCGTTGCCAATTAGCATCAGGTTATGACATCAACCAGATTCCTGAGCAGCTCCAAAAAATAGCCGTTGGCAAAGAAGTTCTTATCGGCGGGGAATTGGGGGCCGCGATATTGACGAGTAAATTCCAGCCTCAAAGCGCTGTTCTTTATTTACAGCCGGAATTACAACTGAAAACGATGTTGCAACTGCACCTTGTTCCTGACCCTGATGGCGATATCACCTTGTTGCAACCTTTCGGCTCTCAATGCCATTGGAGTGGCTGGCAACCGGATGGCATCACCCTCGCTGATCCCCTGTTGACCTTTGCTGAACTCTATGGCAGTGCGACTGACCAGGTTGCTGACAAGCTTTACCATCAATACCTCATCCCCAGACTGGGGCATTAA
- a CDS encoding ABC-ATPase domain-containing protein has protein sequence MENLRSLLHSIDDKGYKAYKQLQGTYHFNLFQLTIDHVQGDPFAQPSRISVQISKEQHGIPPLFWNQRIRQTALEDFLGRAVHAAIKKHVKGRRGTGRSGEMEIAVNGQQVLRRNAVLLDDDQLEARLLFALPGSGRSILAGEAAEMFFNELPQVVESSLIWTRNSLAGMQQHIEQIEDQNILRSQLKQLKGVAFVADGSVLPRYSGIDDHPLQGGVPFKAPEELKCNVTLPHQGPVSGMLIPEGITLIVGGGFHGKSTLLQALERGIYNHIPGDGRELVATCAEAVKIRAEDHRTINQVDISPFISTLPGNRATNSFSTANASGSTSQAANIIEALECDCTCLLIDEDTSATNFMIRDQRMRKLVPDSQEPITPLLFRVRELYEKKGISSIIVTGGSGDYLAVADRVIMMDNYQPFDVTTKAHQLAGSKPAAETRIPFQKDHQRRLNLAIKPLPRQREAKIQVREQRLLEYGRERIDLSQVEQLVDRGQTEAIGRILSWCHQHHPEQKSGLQATLRQILEQVEQQGLDLLLPWKAGHLALPRLYEIAAAANRLRNKP, from the coding sequence ATGGAAAATCTCCGTTCTTTGCTGCACAGCATTGATGATAAAGGCTACAAAGCCTACAAACAGTTACAGGGAACATATCATTTTAACCTGTTCCAACTCACCATCGACCACGTCCAGGGCGATCCCTTTGCTCAGCCCTCACGAATCAGCGTTCAGATTTCGAAAGAGCAACATGGTATTCCTCCTCTATTCTGGAATCAACGAATTCGGCAAACGGCACTGGAAGATTTTCTTGGACGGGCGGTGCATGCCGCCATCAAAAAACATGTGAAAGGAAGGCGAGGTACCGGTCGCAGTGGCGAAATGGAAATTGCCGTAAACGGGCAACAGGTCCTTCGCCGTAACGCAGTGCTGCTAGACGATGATCAGCTGGAAGCACGATTGCTCTTTGCATTACCTGGATCCGGACGTTCAATTCTGGCAGGCGAAGCCGCTGAGATGTTTTTTAATGAGCTGCCACAGGTTGTTGAATCAAGCCTGATATGGACCCGGAATTCTTTAGCCGGAATGCAGCAACACATCGAGCAGATAGAAGATCAGAACATCTTAAGGTCGCAGCTCAAACAACTCAAAGGCGTCGCTTTTGTTGCCGACGGATCAGTGCTCCCCCGCTACAGCGGCATTGACGACCATCCTCTGCAAGGCGGCGTACCATTTAAAGCCCCGGAGGAACTTAAATGTAATGTCACATTGCCGCATCAGGGACCGGTTTCAGGGATGCTGATTCCTGAAGGGATCACCCTCATTGTCGGTGGCGGTTTTCATGGCAAGTCAACCCTGTTACAAGCTCTTGAGCGGGGGATTTATAATCATATTCCAGGAGACGGCAGAGAACTGGTTGCAACCTGTGCAGAGGCAGTAAAAATCCGTGCAGAAGATCATCGAACTATTAATCAGGTCGATATCAGCCCCTTTATCTCCACCCTCCCCGGAAATCGGGCAACGAACAGCTTCTCGACTGCTAATGCCAGTGGCAGCACCTCCCAGGCAGCCAACATTATCGAAGCCCTGGAATGCGACTGTACATGTCTACTTATAGATGAGGATACCTCAGCAACCAACTTTATGATTCGTGACCAGCGTATGCGCAAACTCGTCCCAGACAGCCAGGAACCCATCACTCCATTGTTGTTCCGGGTGCGTGAGCTGTACGAAAAAAAAGGCATTTCAAGTATTATTGTGACGGGTGGTTCCGGCGATTATCTGGCAGTTGCCGATCGGGTGATTATGATGGACAATTATCAGCCCTTTGATGTCACGACAAAGGCCCATCAGCTCGCCGGCAGCAAACCGGCAGCAGAAACAAGAATCCCATTTCAAAAAGACCATCAACGTCGGCTCAATTTAGCCATAAAACCTCTGCCGCGTCAGCGTGAAGCAAAAATTCAGGTACGAGAGCAACGACTTCTGGAGTATGGCCGAGAAAGGATTGATCTTTCTCAGGTTGAACAACTTGTTGACAGAGGTCAGACCGAAGCCATAGGGAGAATACTGTCCTGGTGCCATCAACACCATCCGGAACAGAAATCGGGATTGCAAGCAACATTGCGCCAAATCCTTGAACAAGTTGAACAGCAGGGACTCGACCTGCTTCTGCCATGGAAAGCAGGTCATCTGGCTCTGCCCAGACTCTATGAAATTGCTGCCGCAGCTAATCGCCTCAGGAATAAACCCTAA
- a CDS encoding chloride channel protein, with protein MPFAPQILKLLDRTGFRLLILAIPVGIVAGGGALAFYFATNSVEHLMLGKIGNFHPPLEGTPESAFSHFVDGLSFPYRWCLFLLPALGGLISGWLVYTFAPEAEGHGTDGAIEAFHRKGGVIRGRVPIIKTIASVVTIGTGGSAGREGPIAQIGAGFGSFMATKLGLSAQDRRLLLMAGMAGGIGATFRSPLGGALFAAEVLYRDPDFEHEGLIPCIISSIIAYSLFGAITGWTPLLDTPLFHFHRPSELLLYLVLGIACALFGVGYVKFFYGMRDIFRKLTLPNWLKPALGGLLLGILAMFVPQVLGSGYGWVQAALYGKMTLWVMLVVALAKVVATSLTISSGGSGGVFAPSLVIGAMLGGTFGATAEILFPMLVQDPRSYVLVGMAGFFAGVANAPIATLIMVSELTGNYSLLAPLMLVCVVAMIVMRKNSIYEQQVASRFDSPAHLGDFVIDILEGVKIHSIAKKGSKPTLIPEGMTLPEILDKIAPAKTTYYPVVNAEEMMVGIFSMTDIRRILNDDIPPTLVIAGDIATRNVITATPEEDLTDVMKKLTARNLDEIPVVDTDTPQKVLYMMSRRSLLAHYAEQMEKTKTDFQMS; from the coding sequence ATGCCGTTTGCTCCCCAAATTCTCAAATTGCTTGACCGAACAGGTTTTCGCCTGTTGATTCTGGCCATTCCCGTCGGGATAGTTGCCGGAGGTGGAGCTCTTGCCTTTTACTTTGCAACCAACAGTGTCGAACACCTGATGCTGGGAAAAATCGGGAATTTTCACCCCCCTCTGGAAGGGACTCCGGAAAGTGCTTTTAGCCATTTTGTAGACGGTCTTTCTTTTCCCTACAGGTGGTGCTTGTTCCTGCTACCGGCTCTGGGCGGGCTGATCTCAGGCTGGTTGGTTTACACCTTTGCTCCGGAGGCTGAAGGTCACGGAACCGACGGCGCAATTGAGGCTTTTCACCGCAAAGGTGGCGTTATCCGTGGCCGCGTTCCGATCATCAAAACAATCGCCTCGGTTGTCACTATCGGAACCGGTGGTTCAGCTGGTCGCGAGGGTCCTATCGCCCAGATTGGTGCAGGGTTCGGTTCATTTATGGCGACAAAACTCGGGCTTTCCGCTCAAGACCGGCGCCTTTTACTTATGGCGGGAATGGCAGGAGGGATTGGCGCAACATTCCGCTCCCCTCTGGGCGGCGCCCTGTTTGCGGCCGAGGTTCTTTACCGGGATCCCGATTTTGAACATGAAGGCCTGATCCCATGTATTATTTCTTCCATCATCGCCTACTCTCTGTTTGGTGCCATCACAGGCTGGACCCCTCTTCTGGACACCCCCTTATTCCACTTCCACCGGCCCTCAGAGCTGCTACTCTATCTGGTCCTTGGAATTGCTTGTGCTCTGTTCGGTGTCGGCTACGTCAAGTTTTTTTATGGAATGCGTGATATCTTCCGAAAATTAACTCTGCCCAACTGGCTGAAACCAGCCTTGGGCGGACTGCTTCTCGGAATCCTCGCCATGTTTGTCCCGCAGGTTCTTGGTTCGGGTTATGGCTGGGTACAAGCAGCACTCTATGGAAAAATGACCCTCTGGGTCATGTTGGTCGTTGCTTTGGCTAAAGTTGTTGCCACCAGCCTGACTATTTCTTCGGGAGGATCAGGAGGTGTTTTTGCGCCAAGCCTGGTGATTGGAGCAATGCTTGGGGGGACCTTTGGCGCTACTGCAGAAATTCTCTTTCCCATGTTGGTTCAAGATCCACGCTCCTATGTCCTGGTCGGCATGGCGGGCTTCTTTGCCGGAGTCGCAAATGCCCCCATCGCCACCCTGATTATGGTCAGCGAACTCACTGGCAATTATAGTTTACTTGCTCCCTTAATGCTGGTCTGTGTTGTTGCCATGATTGTCATGCGTAAAAACAGCATCTATGAGCAGCAGGTCGCAAGTCGCTTTGATTCACCGGCTCATCTCGGTGATTTTGTTATCGATATTCTGGAAGGGGTTAAAATTCACAGCATCGCCAAGAAAGGGAGCAAACCCACCTTGATTCCCGAAGGGATGACTCTCCCTGAAATCCTCGATAAAATTGCTCCGGCAAAAACAACCTATTACCCGGTCGTCAATGCAGAAGAAATGATGGTGGGAATCTTTTCGATGACTGACATTCGCCGGATTTTGAACGATGACATCCCTCCGACCCTGGTGATTGCCGGAGATATCGCAACAAGGAATGTGATTACTGCCACCCCGGAAGAAGACTTGACCGACGTTATGAAAAAATTAACTGCACGAAACCTGGACGAAATTCCCGTCGTTGATACAGACACTCCACAAAAAGTGCTTTACATGATGTCTCGGCGTAGCTTATTGGCACACTATGCCGAGCAGATGGAAAAAACTAAAACAGATTTCCAAATGTCCTGA